In the Streptomyces fradiae ATCC 10745 = DSM 40063 genome, one interval contains:
- the rpsO gene encoding 30S ribosomal protein S15, whose product MSLDAATKKQIMAEFGTKEGDTGSPEVQVALLSRRISDLTEHLKTHKHDHHSRRGLLILVGQRRRLLQYLAKKDIQRFRALVDRLGIRRGAAGGAK is encoded by the coding sequence GTGTCTCTCGACGCCGCCACGAAGAAGCAGATCATGGCCGAGTTCGGCACCAAGGAGGGCGACACCGGCTCCCCCGAGGTCCAGGTCGCGCTGCTCTCCCGCCGCATCTCGGACCTGACCGAGCACCTCAAGACGCACAAGCACGACCACCACTCCCGCCGGGGTCTGCTGATCCTCGTCGGCCAGCGCCGCCGCCTGCTGCAGTACCTGGCCAAGAAGGACATCCAGCGCTTCCGCGCGCTGGTCGACCGCCTCGGCATCCGCCGCGGTGCGGCCGGCGGCGCCAAGTAA
- a CDS encoding polyribonucleotide nucleotidyltransferase — protein sequence MENETHYAEAVIDNGSFGTRTIRFETGRLAKQAAGSAVAYLDDDTMVLSATTASKKPKDQLDFFPLTVDVEERMYAAGKIPGSFFRREGRPSEDAILTCRLIDRPLRPSFKKGLRNEIQIVETIMALNPDHLYDVVAINAASCSTQLAGLPFSGPIGGTRVALIKGQWVAFPTHSELEDAVFDMVVAGRVLEDGDVAIMMVEAEATEKTIELVKGGAEAPTEEVVAAGLEAAKPFIKVLCKAQSDLAAKAAKPVGEFPVFLDYQDDVLEALTAAVRNELSQALTIAGKQEREAELDRVKEIAAEKLLPQFEGREKEISAAYRALTKKLVRERVIKDKVRIDGRGLTDIRTLAAEVEAIPRVHGSALFERGETQILGVTTLNMLRMEQQLDTLSPVTRKRYMHNYNFPPYSVGETGRVGSPKRREIGHGALAERAITPVLPTREEFPYAIRQVSEALGSNGSTSMGSVCASTMSLLNAGVPLKAPVAGIAMGLISEEVDGKTHYVALTDILGAEDAFGDMDFKVAGTKEFVTALQLDTKLDGIPASVLAAALKQARDARLHILDVMMEAIDRPDEMSPNAPRIITVKIPVDKIGEVIGPKGKMINQIQEDTGAEITIEDDGTIYIGAQVGSQAEAARATINGIANPTMPEVGERYLGTVVKTTTFGAFVSLLPGKDGLLHISQIRKLAGGKRVENVEDVLGVGSKVQVEIAEIDQRGKLSLIPVLADEEGAESAEDAKDDTDK from the coding sequence GTGGAGAACGAGACCCACTACGCCGAGGCCGTCATCGACAACGGCTCCTTCGGCACCCGCACCATCCGCTTCGAGACGGGCCGCCTGGCCAAGCAGGCCGCCGGCTCCGCCGTCGCGTACCTGGACGACGACACCATGGTGCTGTCGGCCACCACCGCGTCCAAGAAGCCCAAGGACCAGCTCGACTTCTTCCCCCTGACGGTCGACGTCGAGGAGCGGATGTACGCGGCCGGCAAGATCCCCGGCTCCTTCTTCCGCCGGGAGGGCCGGCCCTCCGAGGACGCGATCCTCACCTGCCGCCTGATCGACCGGCCGCTGCGCCCCTCCTTCAAGAAGGGCCTGCGCAACGAGATCCAGATCGTCGAGACGATCATGGCGCTCAACCCCGACCACCTCTACGACGTGGTCGCCATCAACGCCGCCTCCTGCTCCACGCAGCTCGCCGGCCTGCCCTTCTCCGGCCCGATCGGCGGCACCCGCGTCGCCCTGATCAAGGGCCAGTGGGTCGCCTTCCCGACGCACAGCGAGCTCGAGGACGCCGTCTTCGACATGGTCGTCGCGGGCCGCGTCCTGGAGGACGGCGACGTCGCGATCATGATGGTCGAGGCCGAGGCCACCGAGAAGACCATCGAGCTGGTCAAGGGCGGTGCCGAGGCCCCCACCGAGGAGGTCGTCGCCGCCGGCCTCGAGGCCGCGAAGCCGTTCATCAAGGTCCTGTGCAAGGCCCAGTCGGACCTCGCCGCCAAGGCCGCCAAGCCGGTCGGCGAGTTCCCGGTGTTCCTCGACTACCAGGACGACGTCCTGGAGGCGCTGACCGCCGCGGTGAGGAACGAGCTCTCCCAGGCGCTCACCATCGCCGGCAAGCAGGAGCGCGAGGCCGAGCTGGACCGCGTCAAGGAGATCGCCGCCGAGAAGCTGCTCCCGCAGTTCGAGGGCCGCGAGAAGGAGATCTCCGCCGCGTACCGCGCGCTGACCAAGAAGCTGGTCCGCGAGCGCGTCATCAAGGACAAGGTCCGCATCGACGGCCGCGGCCTGACGGACATCCGTACGCTCGCCGCCGAGGTCGAGGCCATCCCGCGCGTCCACGGCTCCGCGCTGTTCGAGCGTGGCGAGACCCAGATCCTGGGCGTCACCACCCTCAACATGCTCCGCATGGAGCAGCAGCTGGACACCCTCTCCCCGGTGACCCGCAAGCGCTACATGCACAACTACAACTTCCCGCCGTACTCCGTGGGTGAGACCGGCCGCGTGGGTTCGCCCAAGCGCCGCGAGATCGGCCACGGCGCCCTCGCCGAGCGCGCGATCACCCCGGTGCTGCCGACGCGCGAGGAGTTCCCGTACGCGATCCGCCAGGTGTCCGAGGCCCTCGGCTCCAACGGCTCGACGTCCATGGGCTCGGTCTGCGCCTCCACCATGTCGCTGCTGAACGCCGGTGTGCCCCTCAAGGCCCCGGTCGCCGGCATCGCCATGGGCCTGATCTCCGAGGAGGTCGACGGCAAGACCCACTACGTCGCCCTCACCGACATCCTCGGTGCCGAGGACGCCTTCGGCGACATGGACTTCAAGGTCGCCGGTACGAAGGAGTTCGTCACCGCCCTCCAGCTCGACACCAAGCTGGACGGCATCCCGGCCTCCGTCCTGGCCGCGGCCCTCAAGCAGGCCCGCGACGCCCGTCTCCACATCCTCGACGTGATGATGGAGGCGATCGACCGCCCGGACGAGATGTCCCCCAACGCCCCGCGGATCATCACCGTCAAGATCCCCGTGGACAAGATCGGCGAGGTCATCGGCCCCAAGGGCAAGATGATCAACCAGATCCAGGAGGACACCGGCGCCGAGATCACGATCGAGGACGACGGCACCATCTACATCGGTGCCCAGGTCGGCTCGCAGGCCGAGGCCGCCCGCGCCACGATCAACGGCATCGCCAACCCGACCATGCCGGAGGTCGGCGAGCGCTACCTGGGCACGGTCGTCAAGACGACCACCTTCGGCGCGTTCGTCTCGCTCCTGCCGGGCAAGGACGGCCTGCTGCACATCTCGCAGATCCGCAAGCTCGCCGGCGGCAAGCGCGTGGAGAACGTCGAGGACGTGCTCGGGGTCGGCTCCAAGGTCCAGGTCGAGATCGCCGAGATCGACCAGCGCGGCAAGCTCTCCCTCATCCCCGTCCTCGCGGACGAAGAGGGCGCCGAGAGCGCCGAGGACGCAAAGGACGACACCGACAAGTGA
- a CDS encoding M16 family metallopeptidase, translated as MTSRSLRTTARTSSEARAVARTQTLLPGKDGIGTVRRTTLPGGLRVVTETLPSVRSATFGIWAHVGSRDETPTLNGATHYLEHLLFKGTRERSALDISAAIDAVGGEMNAFTAKEYTCYYARVLDTDLPLAIDVVCDMLTGSLILAEDVDAERGVILEEIAMTEDDPGDVVHDLFARTMFGDTPLGRPVLGTVDTINALTRDQIARFYRKHYDPTHLVVAAAGNVDHATVVRLVRRAFEKAGALTRTDAVSLAPRDGRRAIRTAGRVEVAARRTEQAHVVLGMPGLARTDERRWALGVLNTALGGGMSSRLFQEVREKRGLAYSVYSYTSGFADCGLFGVYAGCRPSQVHDVLGICRDGLDRVAAEGLTDDEIARAIGQLSGSTVLGLEDTGALMNRIGKSELCWGDQMSVDDMLARIAAVTPDDVRAVASELLGQRPSLAVIGPLKDKQADRLHTAVS; from the coding sequence GTGACGTCCCGTAGTCTCCGGACGACGGCCCGCACCTCCTCGGAGGCGCGGGCCGTCGCCCGTACCCAAACGCTTCTCCCCGGCAAGGACGGCATCGGCACGGTCCGCCGCACCACCCTGCCGGGCGGCCTGCGCGTCGTCACCGAGACGCTGCCCTCCGTACGCTCCGCCACCTTCGGCATCTGGGCCCACGTCGGCTCCCGGGACGAGACGCCCACGCTCAACGGCGCCACGCACTACCTGGAGCACCTCCTCTTCAAGGGCACGCGCGAGCGCAGCGCCCTGGACATCTCCGCCGCGATCGACGCGGTCGGCGGCGAGATGAACGCCTTCACGGCGAAGGAGTACACCTGCTACTACGCGCGGGTGCTCGACACGGACCTGCCGCTCGCCATCGACGTCGTCTGCGACATGCTGACCGGCTCGCTGATCCTCGCCGAGGACGTCGACGCCGAGCGCGGCGTGATCCTCGAAGAGATCGCGATGACCGAGGACGACCCCGGCGACGTCGTGCACGACCTGTTCGCGCGGACGATGTTCGGCGACACCCCGCTGGGCCGCCCGGTCCTCGGCACGGTCGACACGATCAACGCGCTCACCCGCGACCAGATCGCCCGCTTCTACAGGAAGCACTACGACCCGACGCACCTGGTCGTCGCCGCCGCGGGCAACGTCGACCACGCCACCGTCGTCCGCCTCGTCCGCCGCGCCTTCGAGAAGGCCGGCGCCCTGACCCGTACCGACGCCGTCTCCCTCGCCCCGCGCGACGGCCGCCGCGCCATCCGCACGGCCGGCCGCGTCGAGGTGGCCGCCCGCAGGACGGAGCAGGCGCACGTCGTCCTCGGCATGCCCGGCCTCGCCCGCACCGACGAGCGCCGCTGGGCCCTGGGCGTGCTGAACACCGCGCTCGGCGGCGGCATGTCCTCCCGCCTGTTCCAGGAGGTCCGCGAGAAGCGCGGCCTGGCCTACAGCGTGTACTCGTACACCTCGGGCTTCGCCGACTGCGGCCTCTTCGGCGTGTACGCGGGCTGCCGGCCCAGCCAGGTCCACGACGTCCTGGGCATCTGCCGGGACGGGCTGGACCGGGTCGCGGCCGAGGGGCTGACCGACGACGAGATCGCCCGCGCCATCGGCCAGCTCTCCGGCTCCACCGTCCTCGGCCTGGAGGACACCGGGGCCCTGATGAACCGCATCGGCAAGAGCGAGCTGTGCTGGGGCGACCAGATGTCCGTCGACGACATGCTCGCCCGCATCGCCGCCGTCACCCCCGACGACGTGCGCGCGGTGGCCTCCGAGCTCCTCGGGCAGCGGCCGTCGCTCGCGGTGATCGGCCCGCTCAAGGACAAGCAGGCGGACCGCCTCCACACGGCCGTCTCCTGA
- the dapB gene encoding 4-hydroxy-tetrahydrodipicolinate reductase yields the protein MSKLRVAVLGAKGRIGSEAVRAVEAADDMELVAALGRGDDLGALTESGAQVAVELTTPDSVMDNLDFCVRHGIHAVVGTTGWTDERLATLRGLLDTSPGTGVLIAPNFSLGAVLTMRFAQLAAPYFESVEVVELHHPKKVDAPSGTATRTAQLIAAARAEAGCAPQPDATATALPGARGADVDGVPVHAVRLRGLLAHQEVLLGGEGETLTLRHDSLHHSSFMPGILLGCRRVVSAPGLTFGLEHFLDVG from the coding sequence ATGAGCAAGCTGCGCGTCGCCGTCCTCGGCGCCAAGGGCCGCATCGGCTCCGAGGCGGTACGAGCCGTGGAGGCCGCCGACGACATGGAGCTCGTCGCGGCCCTGGGCCGGGGCGACGACCTCGGCGCGCTCACCGAGAGCGGCGCCCAGGTCGCCGTCGAGCTGACCACGCCCGACTCGGTGATGGACAACCTCGACTTCTGCGTGCGCCACGGCATCCACGCCGTCGTCGGCACCACCGGCTGGACCGACGAGCGGCTCGCGACCCTGCGCGGCCTGCTCGACACGTCCCCGGGAACGGGCGTGCTCATCGCCCCCAACTTCTCCCTCGGCGCCGTCCTCACCATGAGGTTCGCGCAGCTCGCCGCCCCCTACTTCGAGTCCGTCGAGGTCGTGGAGCTGCACCACCCCAAGAAGGTGGACGCCCCCTCCGGCACGGCCACCCGCACCGCCCAGCTCATCGCCGCCGCCCGCGCCGAGGCGGGCTGCGCCCCCCAGCCCGACGCCACGGCCACCGCGCTCCCGGGGGCGCGCGGCGCCGACGTGGACGGCGTCCCCGTCCACGCCGTACGGCTCCGCGGGCTCCTCGCCCACCAGGAGGTGCTGCTCGGCGGCGAGGGCGAGACGCTCACGCTCCGCCACGACTCCCTGCACCACAGCAGCTTCATGCCGGGCATCCTGCTGGGCTGCCGCCGCGTCGTCTCCGCTCCGGGCCTCACCTTCGGCCTGGAGCACTTCCTCGACGTGGGCTGA
- the thyX gene encoding FAD-dependent thymidylate synthase, whose product MRPGFRSDVTVELVKHSAADSDVLWAARVSTAGEQSLEELSKDPERSRGLINYLMRDRHGSPFEHNSMTFFISAPIFVFREFMRHRVGWSYNEESGRYRELQPVFYVPDASRKLVQEGRPGKYVFVEGTQEQYGLATRAMRDSYVQAYAAYQEMLAAGVAREVARSVLPVGLYSSMYATCNARSLMHFLGLRTQHELAKVPSFPQREIEMVGELMEAEWARLMPLTYEAFNKNGRVAP is encoded by the coding sequence GTGCGCCCCGGTTTCCGCAGCGACGTCACCGTCGAGCTGGTCAAGCACAGCGCCGCCGACTCCGACGTGCTGTGGGCCGCCCGGGTCTCCACGGCGGGCGAGCAGTCCCTGGAGGAGCTGTCGAAGGACCCCGAGCGGTCCAGGGGATTGATCAACTACCTGATGCGGGACCGCCACGGCAGCCCCTTCGAGCACAACTCGATGACGTTCTTCATCAGCGCCCCGATCTTCGTCTTCCGCGAGTTCATGCGGCACCGCGTCGGCTGGTCGTACAACGAGGAGTCGGGCCGCTACCGGGAGCTCCAGCCGGTCTTCTACGTGCCGGACGCCTCCCGCAAGCTGGTCCAGGAGGGCCGCCCCGGCAAGTACGTCTTCGTCGAGGGCACGCAGGAGCAGTACGGGCTCGCCACCCGCGCGATGCGGGACTCCTACGTCCAGGCGTACGCGGCGTACCAGGAGATGCTCGCCGCGGGCGTCGCCCGCGAGGTCGCCCGTTCGGTCCTCCCCGTCGGGCTCTACTCCTCCATGTACGCCACCTGCAACGCCCGCTCGCTCATGCACTTCCTGGGGCTGCGCACCCAGCACGAGCTGGCGAAGGTGCCCTCGTTCCCGCAGCGGGAGATCGAGATGGTGGGCGAGCTGATGGAGGCGGAGTGGGCCCGCCTCATGCCGCTGACGTACGAGGCGTTCAACAAGAACGGCCGCGTGGCGCCGTAG